The following are encoded in a window of Haloprofundus salilacus genomic DNA:
- a CDS encoding PEP/pyruvate-binding domain-containing protein, giving the protein MSNTGDPNSLEVGGPYVVSLNDPAATDRALVGGKGANLARLVGAGLPVPDGFCVTTVAYWELVDDESVDELLDDLSDLDPAAIDRVADVGSFLRARIADLDVPTPVREAIEGALADRETEDGSETAYAVRSSATAEDLPDASFAGQQETFLNVRGIEEIVDSVRACMASLFTDRAISYRAKNGIPHDDVALSVVVQRMVTPTVSGILFTADPTSGNRRVTAIEAGIGLGEAFVSGEAAADAVRFDTRTGEIIDYETGDQRTAVRPRSEGGVETVELSTTERSVRVLTDEQVRTLVEIGVEIEALFGHPQDVEWCLEDGAIQIVQSRPITSLFPVPTPEPTDDRLHVYYSLGHAQAFAEALPPLVRDVWMSYTETTFEAFGFGDRGPWAVEAGGRVYMDATNLLRTGVLRNLVPKQLAATSEPMGAAMETILERRSEEFRPDRSVAETLAATPALARGTWRGLTTSRPLLSAMTDGLLGAFVGVPTPSREEAKWTAWGRDIASQVREQETPAERVRTVFDLLDVAIDFPPAGPLLAALTAGEVLEGMFPDAPENVNAVGRGFPKEVVTRINLGLGDLADIARDNPSVAAALREGASLDAIESLEGGEDFRAELNRFLDEFGHRATGEIDVSRPRWREDPSVLLATIRANLDHSETGEHRKHVEQMEQEALTAAERLDQRAGRGFFGPLRRRLTRRLIRTYRGYIQTREYPKQGAAHMFAAWRDAFRDAGDVLVAEGYLNDPTDVWFLRINELLAALDGKSIDVDVAARRAEFERHKLMDAPPVLTSEGEAPTGNSDREDVPEGALVGTGVSGGVVEGVARVIRDPTEETIEKGEILVAPSSDPGWTPLFLNAAGMVVEVGGRMSHGALVAREYGIPAVVSVPKATHIIETGQRIRIDGTRGLVQVLDE; this is encoded by the coding sequence ATGAGTAACACTGGAGATCCGAACTCCCTCGAAGTCGGCGGTCCATACGTCGTCTCGTTAAACGATCCAGCAGCGACAGACCGTGCGCTTGTCGGCGGGAAAGGGGCGAACCTGGCTCGACTCGTTGGGGCAGGACTGCCGGTACCCGACGGATTCTGTGTGACCACTGTTGCGTATTGGGAACTCGTCGACGACGAGTCAGTTGACGAACTGCTCGACGACCTCTCGGACCTTGACCCAGCGGCCATCGATAGGGTCGCCGACGTGGGGTCGTTTCTTCGCGCTCGCATCGCCGATCTCGACGTGCCGACACCGGTCCGGGAGGCTATCGAGGGCGCTCTTGCCGACAGAGAGACCGAAGACGGGTCCGAGACAGCGTATGCAGTACGTTCTTCGGCGACGGCTGAAGACCTTCCAGACGCCTCCTTCGCCGGCCAACAGGAGACGTTTCTCAATGTCCGAGGCATTGAGGAGATCGTCGACAGCGTTCGGGCCTGCATGGCGAGTCTGTTCACAGACCGTGCCATCTCTTACCGCGCGAAGAACGGGATTCCGCACGATGACGTCGCGCTCTCGGTCGTCGTCCAGCGGATGGTCACCCCGACTGTATCTGGGATTCTGTTCACTGCCGACCCTACGAGCGGCAATCGTCGCGTCACCGCTATCGAGGCCGGCATCGGCCTCGGTGAGGCGTTCGTCTCGGGTGAGGCTGCTGCCGATGCCGTTCGGTTCGACACCCGAACCGGTGAGATTATTGATTACGAGACGGGCGACCAGCGAACGGCGGTTCGTCCGCGTTCCGAGGGAGGTGTCGAGACGGTCGAGCTTTCAACCACCGAGCGATCGGTTCGCGTCCTCACGGACGAACAAGTGCGAACGCTAGTCGAGATCGGTGTCGAGATTGAGGCGTTGTTCGGACACCCCCAGGACGTAGAGTGGTGTCTCGAAGACGGCGCGATCCAGATCGTTCAGTCACGGCCGATTACGTCGCTATTTCCCGTACCCACACCAGAACCGACGGACGACAGACTCCACGTCTACTACAGCCTAGGGCACGCACAAGCGTTCGCCGAGGCGCTCCCTCCGCTGGTACGAGACGTCTGGATGTCCTACACCGAGACGACGTTTGAGGCGTTCGGGTTTGGCGATCGCGGACCATGGGCGGTCGAGGCGGGCGGGCGGGTGTACATGGACGCGACGAACCTCTTGCGGACCGGGGTCCTCCGTAACCTGGTCCCAAAGCAACTTGCGGCCACGAGTGAACCGATGGGGGCCGCGATGGAGACCATCCTCGAGCGGCGCAGCGAGGAGTTCCGTCCCGACCGGTCGGTCGCCGAGACGCTGGCGGCGACACCCGCGCTCGCCCGCGGGACATGGCGGGGACTGACGACCAGTCGGCCACTCCTGTCGGCGATGACGGACGGATTACTCGGCGCGTTTGTCGGGGTGCCGACGCCGTCACGCGAGGAAGCAAAGTGGACAGCGTGGGGTCGGGACATCGCATCGCAGGTTCGCGAACAGGAGACGCCAGCCGAGCGGGTCCGTACAGTCTTCGATTTACTGGACGTCGCTATCGACTTCCCGCCTGCTGGCCCACTGCTCGCGGCACTCACTGCCGGCGAGGTCTTAGAAGGAATGTTCCCGGACGCCCCCGAGAACGTCAACGCCGTCGGACGGGGATTCCCGAAAGAAGTGGTGACTCGAATCAATCTCGGACTCGGAGATCTCGCGGACATAGCCCGCGACAATCCGTCGGTCGCGGCCGCGCTCCGTGAGGGAGCGTCGCTTGACGCAATTGAGTCGCTCGAAGGCGGTGAAGATTTCCGCGCTGAACTCAACCGATTCCTCGACGAGTTCGGGCATCGCGCAACTGGCGAGATTGACGTGAGCCGTCCTCGGTGGCGGGAAGACCCCTCAGTGTTACTCGCGACGATTCGCGCAAATCTCGACCACAGTGAGACAGGCGAACACCGAAAACACGTCGAACAGATGGAACAGGAGGCACTCACGGCGGCTGAACGGCTGGATCAGCGGGCCGGCCGCGGTTTCTTCGGCCCGCTGCGGCGACGACTAACTCGGCGACTGATTCGGACCTACCGCGGCTACATTCAGACCCGCGAGTACCCGAAGCAGGGGGCCGCGCACATGTTCGCGGCGTGGCGTGATGCGTTTCGCGATGCGGGTGATGTGCTCGTCGCCGAAGGGTACCTCAACGACCCTACGGATGTCTGGTTCCTCCGCATCAACGAACTGCTCGCTGCACTCGACGGCAAGTCGATAGACGTCGACGTCGCCGCCCGCCGAGCCGAGTTCGAGCGTCACAAGTTGATGGACGCTCCCCCTGTGCTAACGAGCGAAGGCGAGGCACCTACAGGGAATAGTGACCGCGAAGACGTCCCTGAAGGTGCGCTTGTCGGCACAGGCGTTTCGGGTGGTGTCGTTGAGGGCGTCGCACGAGTCATCCGTGATCCCACAGAGGAAACCATCGAGAAGGGCGAAATTCTGGTCGCACCGTCGTCAGACCCCGGTTGGACGCCGCTGTTTCTGAATGCAGCAGGCATGGTCGTTGAGGTCGGCGGTCGAATGAGCCACGGCGCACTCGTCGCTCGAGAGTACGGGATCCCGGCTGTCGTTTCGGTGCCCAAAGCGACACACATCATTGAAACTGGCCAACGAATTCGGATTGATGGGACACGTGGTCTCGTCCAAGTACTCGATGAGTGA
- a CDS encoding TetR/AcrR family transcriptional regulator yields MAERTTQRRDHQLMPTFTDEKRAQVRESLREAGRELFVRYGVRKTTISELTESAGIGTGTFYQFYDSKEALYVDILEQYNEALIPRLLRESVQKYDDPEIAIAALLNATLDEFESNPLLQRVLAENEVDHLRNSVPDEKLQEKRTHSMEFFLPYIEDWYDEGKVVGPDPETVAETIRTVSRIALKKEQIGEQRYPKVRDTLVAAVAAGLTREAESSEASDE; encoded by the coding sequence GTGGCTGAGCGAACGACTCAGCGCCGCGATCATCAACTCATGCCAACGTTTACAGACGAAAAGCGAGCGCAGGTTCGCGAGTCGCTCCGAGAGGCCGGCCGTGAACTGTTTGTTCGCTACGGGGTGCGGAAGACGACAATTTCGGAACTCACAGAGTCGGCGGGGATCGGTACCGGGACGTTCTACCAATTCTACGACTCGAAGGAGGCTCTTTACGTCGACATTCTTGAGCAGTATAACGAGGCGCTGATCCCTCGACTCCTGCGTGAGTCTGTCCAGAAGTACGACGACCCAGAGATAGCCATCGCGGCGCTGCTCAATGCAACGCTTGACGAGTTCGAGTCGAACCCGCTGCTTCAGCGGGTTCTCGCCGAAAACGAAGTCGATCATCTCCGTAACAGCGTTCCGGATGAGAAACTTCAGGAGAAGCGTACTCACTCAATGGAGTTCTTCCTCCCGTACATCGAGGACTGGTACGACGAAGGGAAGGTCGTTGGTCCAGATCCTGAGACCGTTGCGGAGACGATTCGAACGGTCAGCCGCATCGCCCTCAAGAAGGAGCAGATTGGCGAGCAAAGGTATCCAAAGGTTCGAGACACGCTCGTCGCCGCCGTCGCGGCGGGACTGACCCGTGAGGCCGAGTCCTCAGAGGCTTCTGATGAGTAA
- a CDS encoding DUF7344 domain-containing protein, with product MSDDLGDFNTALKLCCNQHRRIILAELINQQRTLTLNDLTKAIIDHNHHLPITDVSDEKLEEVYLRVYHVHVPKLMDEGVVNYDHERQLVNPTPQLDQLQPDIVRIIEIDPELEISVAE from the coding sequence ATGAGTGATGATCTGGGTGATTTCAATACGGCACTCAAGTTATGTTGTAACCAGCACCGACGTATCATCCTCGCCGAACTCATCAATCAACAGCGAACGTTAACACTGAACGACTTGACAAAAGCGATCATTGATCACAACCACCACCTCCCCATCACAGACGTATCTGACGAAAAACTGGAAGAGGTCTATCTGCGGGTGTATCACGTCCACGTTCCGAAATTGATGGATGAGGGGGTCGTTAATTACGATCACGAGCGTCAACTGGTGAACCCGACACCACAACTTGACCAGTTACAACCGGACATAGTGAGGATCATTGAGATAGATCCCGAGTTGGAGATCTCTGTTGCCGAGTGA
- a CDS encoding bacterio-opsin activator domain-containing protein: MSLYGEFFVPSETFALNYTLEQLPETTIETERVVATGEVLTPYFWVSSDNLNQFETVSESDPSIQNLSRLDEFEQATLYRAEWTEHIDAIVFAYLQVGATILEATGKHHEWKLCMRFDDHEKLDQFQEYCDDQDVSFKLTQLHELTQSKSGSQFGLTPKQHDALVTAWEMEYFTSADVSLSEVATELDITPQSLSELLHRGYQSLIANTLVVTPPRD; this comes from the coding sequence ATGAGTCTGTACGGGGAATTTTTCGTCCCTTCTGAGACGTTCGCCCTCAACTACACGTTGGAACAGCTCCCAGAGACCACCATCGAAACAGAGCGTGTTGTTGCCACTGGCGAGGTGCTTACACCGTATTTCTGGGTATCCAGTGACAACCTCAACCAATTTGAAACCGTGAGCGAGAGCGATCCATCCATCCAAAATCTCAGTCGCTTAGACGAGTTCGAGCAAGCCACTCTGTATCGAGCTGAGTGGACCGAACACATTGACGCCATCGTGTTCGCGTATCTCCAGGTCGGAGCGACGATTCTCGAAGCTACTGGCAAGCATCACGAGTGGAAACTCTGTATGCGCTTCGACGACCACGAGAAACTCGACCAGTTTCAAGAGTACTGTGACGACCAAGACGTTTCATTCAAACTCACACAACTCCATGAACTCACGCAGTCCAAATCAGGAAGCCAGTTTGGCTTAACCCCAAAACAGCACGACGCGCTGGTAACTGCATGGGAAATGGAGTACTTTACCTCCGCAGACGTGTCCCTTTCGGAGGTCGCCACCGAGCTCGACATTACGCCCCAATCACTCTCGGAGTTACTACACCGAGGGTATCAGTCGCTGATTGCTAACACACTCGTCGTCACGCCGCCTAGAGATTAG
- a CDS encoding MFS transporter, which produces MAGRPSNEARWALSGSILKYYLYKATKAVEFYRPIMYIFFLAQGLSFTQIAILEALYNLTTLFGEIPTGYIGDRVGRRNSLLIGTSLIALTLLGIGLSNSFLPLTGLYVCWSMGYNFRSGSEDAWLYDTLTDDLSEDEFAHVRGRGESVALAVGAGAAVLGGYLGSINLSYPWFVAAGVTSTGIVVLLTFDEPETYKQTNSEVLSLRRTIGIVRDVLTRRQLRAFLLYYYVLYAGITYLVFVFLQPIFETVVLDIGVDQSQVESLLGWFYAAYSIVGAMLSYYTGAIKQTIGLRTWFLVLPFAVGGALVGMYFVPLLALPTFLLIRGISDVTRSFAGQYINDRIETLGRATVLSAMAMVSGLAVVPFQLGSGVVSDVVSPLFALAIGGIVLAVGSGAILLWEDPVGEKLG; this is translated from the coding sequence ATGGCAGGCCGCCCAAGTAATGAGGCTCGGTGGGCGCTCTCTGGGAGTATTCTGAAGTACTATCTCTACAAGGCGACGAAAGCAGTCGAGTTCTACCGGCCCATTATGTACATCTTCTTTCTGGCACAAGGACTTTCATTTACCCAAATTGCGATTCTGGAGGCGCTATACAACCTGACGACGCTGTTCGGAGAGATTCCGACTGGGTATATTGGTGACCGAGTCGGACGACGCAACAGCCTCCTCATCGGGACATCGCTCATCGCGCTGACGCTTCTCGGTATCGGCCTCTCGAACTCGTTTCTCCCACTGACAGGCCTCTACGTCTGCTGGTCGATGGGTTATAACTTCCGCTCAGGCAGTGAAGACGCGTGGCTCTACGACACGCTCACTGACGACCTCTCGGAAGACGAGTTCGCTCATGTGAGAGGGCGCGGTGAGTCGGTTGCGCTGGCAGTAGGAGCCGGTGCAGCCGTACTCGGTGGGTATCTCGGAAGCATCAACCTCTCGTATCCATGGTTCGTCGCTGCGGGCGTGACGAGCACCGGGATTGTAGTACTGCTCACTTTCGATGAACCAGAAACGTACAAGCAGACCAACTCGGAGGTCCTGAGTCTCCGCCGAACGATTGGTATCGTCCGTGATGTCCTCACTCGCCGCCAACTGCGGGCATTTTTGTTGTACTACTACGTCCTGTACGCCGGTATCACGTACCTCGTGTTCGTCTTCCTCCAGCCGATTTTTGAGACTGTGGTTCTCGACATTGGAGTCGATCAGTCACAGGTCGAAAGCCTGCTGGGGTGGTTTTATGCGGCATACAGTATCGTAGGCGCAATGCTCAGCTACTACACTGGAGCTATCAAGCAGACCATCGGGCTGCGAACATGGTTTCTTGTCCTGCCATTTGCCGTCGGCGGTGCGTTGGTCGGGATGTATTTTGTTCCGCTACTAGCCCTCCCAACGTTCCTGCTGATACGAGGGATCTCGGACGTTACCCGCTCGTTCGCCGGACAGTACATCAACGACCGCATTGAGACGCTCGGCCGCGCCACTGTGCTGAGTGCAATGGCGATGGTCAGTGGGCTGGCGGTCGTTCCGTTCCAACTCGGAAGTGGGGTTGTCTCTGACGTAGTCTCGCCGCTCTTTGCACTTGCCATAGGTGGCATTGTGCTCGCTGTGGGGTCAGGGGCCATCCTCCTCTGGGAAGACCCTGTCGGCGAGAAACTGGGATGA
- a CDS encoding SdpI family protein → MNSTHRFTAAALFVVISGALSVIAAPELPAQLVIHWNAAGQPDGTMAKTPALALIPVLSAALLVLFAVIPRIGPLRENITSFRPVYDWFVVVFTAFMATLHGGILAFNLGYEFDFTLFVLAAVALLFYYAGILLSRAKRNWFIGIRTPWTLSSDEVWDQTHELGSRLFKLTAVIALIGLLFGEYAVYFLIIPALLTAGVTLVYSYYLYEQIESQSGSGSESNL, encoded by the coding sequence ATGAACTCAACTCACAGGTTTACTGCCGCCGCACTCTTCGTCGTCATTTCTGGTGCGTTGAGCGTCATCGCAGCCCCAGAGCTCCCAGCGCAGCTCGTGATCCACTGGAACGCAGCTGGGCAGCCAGATGGAACAATGGCTAAAACCCCGGCTCTGGCCCTCATCCCCGTTCTCTCAGCTGCGCTCCTGGTACTCTTTGCTGTCATTCCTCGTATCGGCCCCCTCAGAGAGAACATCACGTCGTTTCGCCCCGTCTACGACTGGTTCGTCGTCGTCTTCACGGCGTTCATGGCGACTCTTCACGGCGGGATTCTCGCGTTCAACCTCGGCTACGAGTTCGACTTCACGCTGTTCGTTCTGGCTGCTGTCGCCCTCCTCTTCTATTATGCCGGCATCCTACTGAGCCGCGCGAAACGTAACTGGTTCATCGGCATCCGGACACCCTGGACGCTCAGTAGTGACGAAGTCTGGGACCAGACGCATGAACTCGGGAGTCGGCTTTTCAAACTCACTGCTGTAATCGCGTTGATCGGTCTCCTGTTCGGTGAGTACGCTGTGTACTTCCTCATCATCCCAGCGCTTCTGACCGCCGGAGTCACGCTGGTGTACTCATACTATCTCTACGAGCAGATCGAGTCACAATCGGGCTCGGGCTCGGAATCCAATCTCTAA
- a CDS encoding SDR family oxidoreductase, with amino-acid sequence MIRTLVTGATGTLGTALRPRLTAGGHAVRATSRSPPKETKGNLDWVELDLIEGTRIRSALENIDVVIHTATAPQGDTAAVDVQGTKRLLKAAEAADVEHFLYPSIVGIDDIPFSYYEHKAVAEKAVEESNIPATIVRATQFYSFIAELLDSVAKLPVWPLPTNVQIQPVDVDTVADVIVDHATLTASGRTDPVGGPEIHSVGELAQTYRAARGLRRPIIRFPIPGKTMTAFRTGQATCPDHRVGRVTWEEWFAERYASEVDETSSRVQSPT; translated from the coding sequence ATGATTCGAACGCTGGTGACCGGCGCAACAGGTACGCTCGGGACGGCACTCCGACCGCGGCTCACAGCTGGGGGCCACGCTGTCCGGGCGACGAGCCGCTCGCCTCCTAAAGAAACCAAGGGGAACCTCGACTGGGTTGAACTTGACTTGATCGAGGGCACGAGGATCAGGTCGGCGCTCGAAAACATCGATGTCGTCATCCACACGGCGACGGCCCCGCAGGGCGATACAGCAGCAGTTGACGTGCAGGGGACGAAACGACTTCTCAAAGCGGCCGAAGCGGCCGATGTGGAGCATTTCCTTTATCCCTCCATCGTCGGTATCGACGATATTCCCTTCTCCTACTACGAACACAAGGCTGTCGCCGAGAAGGCAGTCGAGGAAAGCAATATACCTGCAACTATTGTCCGTGCGACGCAGTTCTACTCATTCATCGCGGAACTGCTGGATTCTGTGGCGAAACTTCCGGTATGGCCCCTTCCGACGAACGTGCAAATCCAGCCGGTCGATGTCGACACGGTTGCGGACGTCATTGTGGATCACGCGACGCTGACAGCGAGCGGTCGGACCGACCCCGTTGGTGGTCCCGAAATCCACTCAGTAGGCGAACTCGCACAGACGTACCGCGCTGCACGTGGCCTACGACGTCCTATCATCAGGTTCCCCATCCCCGGTAAAACTATGACAGCGTTTCGAACTGGCCAAGCGACCTGTCCCGATCACAGGGTCGGGAGAGTTACTTGGGAGGAGTGGTTCGCGGAACGATACGCAAGCGAAGTAGACGAAACCTCTTCTCGTGTACAATCGCCAACGTGA
- a CDS encoding helix-turn-helix domain-containing protein has product MKHVRVRITARGRAGDIHPMYGVMTEASFVERATAIQWNYTGDALGILHYVVGDADALERAMQEIPEVVGYDMERIDERSCYVYVRDATTDSLQEMFSPISSGGIIVVPPIEYESDGTVVFSMFGTDDEVQDAIEGVSVPVDVTIEAVGGLAGTTTAIEAHLTNRQRRVVETAVELGYYDIPRTASQEDIAAKLDCAPSTIAEHLRKAESRILRAQFS; this is encoded by the coding sequence ATGAAACACGTCCGGGTGCGCATCACGGCCCGTGGACGGGCGGGTGATATCCACCCGATGTACGGCGTGATGACCGAGGCATCGTTCGTTGAACGAGCGACGGCCATACAGTGGAACTATACCGGTGATGCGCTGGGCATCCTCCATTACGTCGTAGGCGACGCCGATGCACTCGAAAGAGCGATGCAAGAGATCCCAGAGGTCGTCGGCTACGACATGGAACGCATCGACGAGCGGTCTTGCTATGTGTACGTCCGGGACGCGACGACCGATTCGCTCCAGGAGATGTTCAGCCCGATCTCCTCCGGCGGCATTATCGTCGTCCCTCCCATCGAATACGAATCCGATGGGACGGTGGTGTTCTCGATGTTCGGTACTGACGACGAGGTACAGGATGCAATCGAAGGCGTCTCCGTCCCAGTTGACGTGACTATCGAAGCGGTGGGCGGTCTTGCTGGTACGACGACCGCTATCGAGGCACACCTCACCAACCGTCAGCGCAGAGTTGTCGAAACAGCAGTGGAACTGGGCTACTACGACATCCCTCGAACCGCCAGTCAGGAGGACATTGCCGCGAAACTGGACTGTGCACCAAGTACCATTGCTGAACACCTGCGGAAAGCCGAATCCCGGATACTCCGGGCACAGTTCTCCTGA
- a CDS encoding helix-turn-helix transcriptional regulator — MQDAARFLADSPDRLALLTRLREGVAGPATLADDLNCARRSVQRNLAAFAERGWVERGDGGYRLTTAGDLAATTHADYLDRLECLDRFAPLLRHLDADHAPPLSMLGDADLVVASPENPQAPVHAYVDRLKRFEGDTVRMCSPVLSRIFHEAHASLAMRGVHTDLVLSEATATKARELNPMEFEAVLRVGVLDLYVHSDSVPFGLTVGEDNMLLAAYDEEGHLEACLASDDPDLLVWAGDLFERYRERSVKVELSRGLPFGLGS, encoded by the coding sequence ATGCAGGATGCCGCCCGGTTCCTCGCCGACTCTCCGGACCGGCTCGCCCTCCTCACCCGGCTCCGTGAGGGGGTCGCCGGCCCCGCGACCCTCGCTGACGACCTCAACTGCGCGCGTAGAAGCGTCCAGCGCAACCTCGCCGCCTTCGCCGAGCGTGGTTGGGTCGAACGCGGCGACGGCGGCTACCGCCTCACCACCGCTGGAGACCTCGCCGCGACGACCCACGCTGACTACCTTGACCGACTGGAGTGCCTCGACCGCTTTGCCCCACTACTTCGCCACCTCGACGCCGACCACGCCCCGCCACTCTCGATGCTCGGGGACGCCGACCTCGTCGTCGCCTCGCCGGAGAATCCGCAGGCACCGGTCCACGCTTACGTCGACCGTCTCAAGCGATTCGAGGGCGACACCGTCCGGATGTGTTCGCCCGTACTCTCACGTATTTTCCACGAAGCCCACGCCTCGCTAGCGATGCGAGGGGTCCACACCGACCTCGTGCTCTCGGAGGCGACAGCTACGAAGGCCCGCGAACTCAATCCCATGGAGTTTGAGGCCGTCCTCCGCGTCGGCGTCCTTGACCTGTATGTCCACTCCGACTCGGTTCCGTTCGGTCTGACCGTTGGCGAGGACAACATGTTGCTCGCGGCCTATGACGAGGAGGGGCATCTGGAAGCCTGCCTTGCTTCGGATGACCCCGACCTTCTCGTATGGGCCGGAGACCTCTTCGAGCGCTATCGTGAGCGCTCAGTAAAGGTTGAACTGTCACGCGGCCTCCCCTTTGGCCTCGGTTCGTAG
- a CDS encoding multicopper oxidase domain-containing protein yields the protein MSEIGAPGRGISRRQFLAATGSTGLFATAGCTTLSSPSASVVDSTGDGVTAAVSNLPPTGRPEVVNLDERNHEVTIRSVMARHAIHPGESMGGPVTLPVVWAFQADDGTPSVPGPILRTTEGHDLKITLDNTEMQVPHTLHFHGVRKTWENDGVPTTTGITVNPGESHTYTIPANVPGTHLYHCHYQTPMHMDMGMYGILRVDPEGYEEADKEYFMTAKEWDTRLSRQHGGENVSYDLTNRKADAFTLNGKSAPATFHPETGSPLIVESGDTVRIHWVNAGFMSHPLHTHNHRFRVVEKDGSPMPEALQFEQDVLNIAPAERYTVEFEADADPGIYLMHCHKVDHVRNGSSYPGGMLNAIVYKEAMDTDIFRGLMEYAGYEG from the coding sequence ATGTCCGAAATAGGCGCACCCGGACGGGGTATCTCCCGCCGACAGTTCCTCGCTGCGACCGGTTCGACCGGCCTGTTCGCGACGGCCGGTTGCACGACACTGTCGTCTCCCTCGGCCTCAGTCGTCGACTCGACCGGGGACGGAGTCACTGCGGCCGTCTCGAATCTCCCACCGACGGGTCGTCCTGAGGTCGTCAACCTCGACGAACGGAACCACGAGGTTACTATTCGCTCGGTAATGGCCCGTCACGCAATCCACCCCGGCGAATCGATGGGCGGCCCAGTCACCCTTCCAGTCGTCTGGGCGTTTCAGGCCGACGACGGAACCCCGAGCGTTCCCGGTCCCATCCTCCGGACGACGGAAGGCCACGACCTGAAAATCACGCTCGACAACACGGAGATGCAGGTTCCGCACACGCTGCACTTCCACGGAGTTCGCAAGACGTGGGAGAACGACGGGGTTCCGACGACGACCGGTATCACCGTGAATCCCGGTGAGAGTCACACCTACACGATCCCTGCAAACGTCCCCGGGACCCACCTGTACCACTGTCACTACCAGACGCCGATGCACATGGATATGGGGATGTACGGTATCCTCCGCGTCGATCCCGAGGGGTACGAAGAAGCTGACAAAGAGTACTTCATGACGGCCAAGGAGTGGGATACTCGCCTCTCGCGTCAACACGGCGGCGAGAACGTCAGCTACGACCTGACCAACCGCAAGGCGGACGCGTTCACGCTCAACGGAAAATCCGCACCCGCGACGTTCCACCCTGAAACCGGTTCACCCCTCATCGTCGAGTCGGGCGATACGGTCCGCATCCACTGGGTCAACGCCGGGTTCATGAGCCACCCGTTGCACACGCACAACCACCGCTTCCGCGTCGTCGAAAAAGACGGCAGTCCGATGCCCGAGGCACTCCAGTTCGAACAGGATGTCTTGAACATCGCACCCGCCGAGCGCTACACCGTTGAGTTCGAAGCCGACGCCGACCCCGGCATCTATCTGATGCACTGTCACAAAGTCGATCACGTCCGCAATGGGTCGTCGTACCCTGGTGGCATGCTCAATGCCATCGTCTACAAGGAAGCGATGGACACTGACATCTTCCGGGGATTGATGGAGTATGCGGGATACGAGGGGTGA